The sequence AATCTCCGTTACTCCCTAAAAAAAGTAAAGAAGATACCTTTGGGATTTTAATCATTAGGTGCTGCGAAGACTAGCCACATAAGTTtacttaattaaatattaaagtaCATAATTAATAGCAATATATGATCACGGGCGGAGCTAGAGTGTCAGGAGCGGATTCAGCTGAACCCAGTAATTTTGGTTCAAAcattgtatttgtcttaaaagaATTCATTGATACTCAaacactgtatatataaattattaatttagaacccaatagCCTAAAACGATTAGAATCCCGAATCCATAAACTTAAAATCTTGGCTCCGCATCTAATGGTTACATTCTTACTTCATATCCCAATCATAGTATTTTAATAAAGGAACTACTACTTATATTATAACATATATACTAACAAATCTTCACTCGATAATCTCACGAGGATTCCTTCCTCTTCCTAATTCACCTTCTCCCTATTCCTTgtcatttctttcaaaaaaaataaaaaacatttactttacatataatttaattataagcTAGCAAATATTAGGACCAAATCCCACAAAACCATTTGCTCCATCAAAAGAAATTTGGATGCCTTCTTGCTGGATGTTTCCTATAATGGAAAGTCCTGATGCTGATGGAGCAAATGCAAAGCAAAATGTACCCTTGTCATTCACTGGAATTAGAAAGTTTCTAGCTGGAAGGGTTAGTATTTGCCCACCCATGAGGAAAAATGAGACGGTTGGTACCCGAACCGTTACGAACCCGTTTAGATCATAACACGTGTCGAATATTGAGATTGCGGGTGCCCGAGGAAGGCTGGCGGTTTCGGCTACGAATGCATCTCGAAACGCCACATACACTGCTGCAGGAAACCGTGTCACGGCCGTTCCAGTGTCCATGACCACTCCACCATCTCCGAGCTCGGTTATCTTAAATACATCCTCTGATATTGGTATTCGAGCACCTCCAATTCCAAGACCCGTTAATCCGATATAGTAAAAACTCGGGCCTAGTGGATTTCGGATCAACGGTACCCATGCTGCACCCACGGGTAATACTCCGCGACCGAACTCAAGCGACCCGGTTGATTCGGTGCCCCGACTCACTAAACAATAACTAAATGCCCCACCCGTTTGCCCACCAAGTTGGCCCACAAGTGACATGGACCCACCACCAAGGCCCAACAAACCAGCAGCTGCAGTAAACATGCCACTATTGCTATGTCCACACCCAATAGCCACATTTTTAACCATACTATGACCAAAAGTAAGTGTTTCAATAGCAATTGTACCTCTAGTGTATGAACCATCACCGTATAGAACCTCATACTTGCACCGACCCGCATGGCAACCCGAATTCTCAACCCGATTACACACCGACGAACCGCATGACACTCCGGCAAATGATCCGGAAAGAGACGGGTCAAATACCGGGTCGGATTGGTGATAGCATTGGGTACAGGGCTGACACTGTACCCAAACAATATCACTGCCAGAATCAATAACCATATATTGGTTCCTAGCTGGACTACCTACACCAATCCTAACAAAATATTCACCACTTCCTTGGTCCATACCCGAAATCACATTCGACCCGAATTCCTCGACCCGATACACACCACCACCAGTGATTCTGTGAATGAGACTAGACACCCTTTTTATATCTCTTTTCATACGAGCCTCAAACATTTTGCTATGGTTAGAGAAATAATTGGAAAAGTGTAATTTGTCTCTGTGAATTAACTTGAGCTTCCAGTTTTTCTGTTCTTCTCCattttcttcaccattttcattatcaaaatgaaagtcttcttcttgtttttcatGTGGGGTTTGGATTTTTGTAGAAAATTGGGAAATGGTTTCTTGAACATTGAAATTTTCATGAGTGGGATATGGGAATATTGCATGGGCTGTAGTTGAGTTATTGATTTCACTTGCAGCTGTTGTATTTGTGGCAGTAAGAAAAATGAGCACAATTAACAAAACTAGTATCTTTTGTAAGGGGACAAACATTTCTTGTTTGTTTATTGTTTTAGGATTTATTTCTCTTCAATGGTTTTGGAGGTGTGTGGAAGTGGTGGTGAGAGGGAAATtgtagattta is a genomic window of Nicotiana tabacum cultivar K326 chromosome 16, ASM71507v2, whole genome shotgun sequence containing:
- the LOC107797799 gene encoding protein ASPARTIC PROTEASE IN GUARD CELL 2-like gives rise to the protein MFVPLQKILVLLIVLIFLTATNTTAASEINNSTTAHAIFPYPTHENFNVQETISQFSTKIQTPHEKQEEDFHFDNENGEENGEEQKNWKLKLIHRDKLHFSNYFSNHSKMFEARMKRDIKRVSSLIHRITGGGVYRVEEFGSNVISGMDQGSGEYFVRIGVGSPARNQYMVIDSGSDIVWVQCQPCTQCYHQSDPVFDPSLSGSFAGVSCGSSVCNRVENSGCHAGRCKYEVLYGDGSYTRGTIAIETLTFGHSMVKNVAIGCGHSNSGMFTAAAGLLGLGGGSMSLVGQLGGQTGGAFSYCLVSRGTESTGSLEFGRGVLPVGAAWVPLIRNPLGPSFYYIGLTGLGIGGARIPISEDVFKITELGDGGVVMDTGTAVTRFPAAVYVAFRDAFVAETASLPRAPAISIFDTCYDLNGFVTVRVPTVSFFLMGGQILTLPARNFLIPVNDKGTFCFAFAPSASGLSIIGNIQQEGIQISFDGANGFVGFGPNIC